gatatggGACTGGAGAGGAGATatgggcctggagtggagatatgggcctggaTTGGAGATATGGGCCTAGGGTGGAGATCTGAGCCTGGATTGGAGATGTGGGCCCGGATTGGCTATATGGGTCTAGGGTGGAAATATCggcctggagtggagatatgggcctggagtggagatatggGCTTGGGGTGGGGATATGGGCCTGGAGGCTGGGTCTCTGCACAGCCGAGAGCACTGTTCTTGGGTGCAGGTAGGCACTGATGGTGAGTTTCCCTTCGGCCCAGGAAGGGGCTGGCTATCAAGACTCACAGCCCAGTGGGGGCAGCAAGGAAGGCCTTGTTTGCCTGCAAATGGATCTTCCATCATGATCTTTCTTTCCAGGGTTCTTCTTGCTGCAGGGGGCCTGGCCACAGGAGGGTAAGTCCTTCTCCAAACCTTAGGGTGTCATCTCCCCACATAAGAGGATTTTCCTGAAACGGGAGGGAAGTCCTGTCAGGGAGTCTCTTATAAACTAGGAAGAGGGGACCCTGGGGTGCTCGGCCCACAGTTCCGACCTTGCCTCCCTGGCCTCTCAACCCCTTGGCAGAGTCAAGTTGTGTGGGGACCAGGGTTGGACTAGGGTGTTCAAAGCTGGGTTGTGTGGTGGGGAAGTGGTAGGAACAGCAGATCCTCTGAGGACAAAGGTGTTACTCACACACTTCAGCGTTTCCATGATGGTAGGGGCTGCAGTGTGGCTGCTGTCATTCTACCAGAAGAGGTGGGAAACCACAGCCATGGCCCTGACATTCCAAATCCTCTGATGggggctaagttttttattttcattcaggcAACTGCTGATATTCCATTCTCAAAGGACATGCCCTCCACTTCATGTCTACCCTGTGTTGTTTTATGTGAGTAATCTTACAGTATTAAAATCTAGTAGGAGTCTCTTACTCAGCACTTGCTCAAAGTTCTCAGCTGACACTTTTGTTGTACGGAGACACCTTGTCTTTGTGGGATGGGTCCTTCCTTTAGCCCTAGGCACCAAGGTGTGATAGCAGCCATAGAAATGTGGAAAGTGGGGAGAATCTTCTGAGCACAGGGAGGGAGGCACAGCTCCACATCCTCCTCTCTAAGGCGGCGCCTCCTTCACCCCAAGGTGGTCAGGACAAGCCCTTGCTTTCTACCTGGCCCAGCCTTGTGGTGCCTCCAGAACATGTGACTCTTCAGTGTCACTCTAATCTTGGGTTTAACAACTTCAGTCTGTACAAGGATGATGGGGTGCCTGTCCCTGAGCTGTACAACAGAATATTCTGGAAAAGCCTTTTCATGGGCCCTGTGACCCCGTCACATGCAGGGACCTATAGATGCCGGGgttcacacacacactcccccagTGGGTGGTCGGCACCCAGCAACCCCCTGGTGATTATGGTCACAGGTCAGAGGGCTCCTGTCTGGGATTCTCCTTGTCCCACCTCCTGAATCCCAGAGCTTCTGGTAGGCATGTCCTTGAGGGTCCCATCACGCAGGCCCTAACTGTATTTGGGGTAAAGGGGGATTGAATACAGGGAAATGGGTGCTGTGGTGGGAAGAATAAGTGTCCCCAATGATGACTGCATTCTAATCCCTGGAGTCTGTGACTATTTATGTTATAGGGGAAGGGACTGAAGGGGAAGATGGAGCTCAGGTTGTTGATGAGTtgaccttgagatggggagacAGCCTGGACTGTCCCGGTGGGCTCAGTATAATCACAAGGGTCCAcatgaaaggaggaggaagaggagagtggGGATTAGAGCAGCGTAGTGGGAGACTCCATCAGCTTTGAAGGTGGATGAAGGCCATAAGCCATGAATGCAGGTGGCCTATAGAGGCTGGGAAAGTCAAGTAACTGATTCTCCTGAGTCTCCAGAGGGAACACAGCCCTGCAgatgccttgattttagccctCGAAAAACAGCGTCCGCTTTCTGTCTCCAGAATCGGAGGGGGTCAGTGtgctctctcctgctgccatgctTCTGATAATTTtctacagcagcaacaggaaaccaaCACTGGAACCCAGGTCAAGGACAAGTTAAGAAAAGACACAAggatagccaggcatggtggcaggtgcatgtaatcctagcgactcgggaggctgagagcaggagaatcgcttgaacccaggagacagaggttgcagtgagcgtagaccacaccacttcactccagcctgggcgaaggagtgagactctgtctccaaaattaattaattaattaaagaaaccAAACAAAGAGAAGGTTGGCTACACCGAGATCAGCAAGGGTGGGATGATGATGCTACCACCAGGCTCCATCCACATAGGGAGGGGTTGATACTCCTCAAATCAGCACGAGGAGCCAGCCTATGGAAACTGGCACCATGGAGAAGGCACAGACATGGCAAGAGTGGCTCCCAGTCCCCACCAGGAACAGGGTGTGTGGACACTGGTGCCTGCCTTACTGATCAGTTCATACCTCCTGCCAAGGATTCCAATTCGTCCAAAAGAGATTGAACCAGGCTGCTAAGAGCCGGGACGTGCAGCCTAtcctgcttcctcttccactCCCACATAGACAGTAAGAAAGACATTAGTGTGAAATAGATACAACAGCCCAAGAGATGAGGCTGAGCCCAGTGGGAAGGGAATCACAGCTActagagacagagggacagagaagagggagggagacagatggAAGGACCTGCACCAGGAGTTATGGGCACAGAAAAGAACatgaagacacagagaggaagCAGAGAGACAGACACCAGCGAAGGGAAGGCTCACTCATTCCAGGTGCCATGGATGGGATGATAAAGAGAGACACCTTCTAAACTCACAACCTCTCTTCCTAGAAGTCCACAGAAAACCTTCCTTCCTGGCCCTCCCAGGTCACCTGGTGAAATCAGAAGAGACAGTCATCCTGCAATGTTGGTCGGATGTCATGTTTGAGCACTTCCTTCTGCACAGAGAGGGGAAGTTTAACAACACTTTGCACCTCATTGGAGAGCACCATGATGGGGTTTCCAAGGCCAACTTCTCCATTGGTCCCATGATGCCTGTCCTTGCAGGAACCTACAGATGCTACGGTTCTGTTACTCACTCCCCCTATCAGTTGTCAGCTCCCAGTGACCCTCTGGACATGGTGATCATAGGTGAGAGTGTCCAGACATTCTTCTCATTGTCATTGGGATGCAGAGTGAATGATCCAGGACTTGGAGACCCAGGTGGTTGTAAGGAAGATGAGCTTGGTATTCTTATGGAGAGAGACTGACTTGGTGAGGTCTGTGccaacagagacagagaaacaagaGACACAAGTACAGACCAGGTGTCATAACAGAGGACAAACACAGGGGCCATACAGGGAgttagaaaagacagaaagagttaaaggagacagacagacatgtCCCAGACAGAGGTGTCCTTCCATGCTGACTTTGCTCAGAGACCTGGCACAGGTTAGaagtttcatttctgttttacctCCACAAAGTGTTCTCTACCAGGAGAACCCAAGGACACCCATATTTCTGACCTGAGTTGGGCCCTGTGGCCTCAGGCCTTGTGGCACCTACAGATGCCATGCTTATTCTGACACCTCTGACTTCCATGCAATGGAGAATAATCGTCCCAAAATATCATGGCCCCAGAACACCAACCCCTGTATGCTGTGTGAACTTGTGGTCTCCAGACTGGATTCTGAGGCTCACATTCCAAATAACCCCACATATCACATATGAGAGGATCACTGAGAAGCACAGAGAGAAATCAGGGACACCAAAAAGCaaagacataaacacacagagaaagagccAGAGGAAGGAGATTGAGAGACTCACAGACAcataaagagagagaagagggcagAGAAGTGGAGAGAATGATGGAAGAGAGCAGAGAAAACCACTAAAATTAGAGTCCTGAGGGCGAGGCACAAGGGCATAGAAAGATGGAGATGTGGGGATGAATTGCAGAGATTCCAAAGAGAACTAGAGAGACCGAGAGGCAGAGCAagacagatgatagatggatagatacagatagatgatggatagatatagatagatgatatataggtagatgatagataataggttatagatacatagatgatgattgattgattcattaaTAGATGATACatagagatgatgatgatgaaggtagatggatagataatacatagagatagagaggaagacaaagagagaaataatagagagagagagatgatacatatatatagataatagATGATTGACGGATAGACaattgatagataaatagatgatatatagatatagatgacaGGTAGAGAATTTGTAGATAGGCACcgaatagataaatagatggattgatagataatagatagaaaTATGCAGAAAGTTATGAACGGGACACAAACTGAGAAACTCAGAGTTAAAAAAAGTAACATCAAGTCAACCAATCCAAGGAGAGCCAGAGAGAATAAAACAATCCAAAAACGGAAAACATAACTAGAGGTAGGGAAGTGAGGTCAGAGACCTACAGAGACAGAGAAGGTGGAAGGAGGAAATAGACATGAAGAGAGATGGGGTGGAgggtgagacagagaaagagagcatTAGGCCATAGAGCAGGGGAGTGAGTTCTCAGGTCAGGTGTGAGGGGAGCTGTGACAAGGAAGATCCCCCCTGAGGAAACTGCCCCTTCTCCTTCCAGGTCTATATGAGAAACCTTCTCTCTCAGCCCAGCCGGGCCCCACGGTTCAGGCAGGAGAGAATGTGACCTTGTCCTGCAGCTCCATCTATCCAGGGAAGGGGAGGCCCATGAACGTAGGCTCCCTGCAGTGCGCAGCATCAACGGAACATTCCAGGCCGACTTTCCTCTGGGCCCTGCCACCCACGGAGGGACCTACAGATGCTTCGGCTCTTTCCGTGACGCTCCCTACGAGTGGTCAAACTCGAGTGATCCACTGCTTGTTTCcgtcacaggtgaggaaaccccATATCTGTCCCATGTCCTATGATCCTAGAGCCTTAGCTGAGGAGCTTCCTGCTGATGATGGAGAGAAGCATGGACAGATGCAGAGAGAAGACGCAGCATGCCTGTGAGGGAGGGATCAGGGCGCAGGATGGCACACACAGCACCTCCAAACCCTCCTGCATGGCCTGCATGGAGGCCTCCGATTAGGGCTCCAGGCACCCAGGCAGATGTAGAAAGCGGTCAGGAGAGACCCAGAGCAGGGGAGACTGGGCTCAGTTTGGGGAGATCAGAGGTTCCCTCAGCCCCTCAACCTTACCCATTTCCCAGAAGCCCTTCCTGGCCTCTCACCCACACAGAGATGTCATCACCAGCAACCCCtacatccttttctttttgtttgaaaaaatattcattgaggTTAAATATACCTATATAGCTTaccacttttaacattttttttttttgaggtggagtctagctctgtctcctatgctggaatgcagtggcacaatctcagctcactgtaacctccgcctcctgggttcaagcgattctcctgcctcagccacctgagtagctggtactacaggcgcccatcaccacgccaggctactttttgtatttttagtagagagggggtttcaccatgttggtcgagctgctctggaactcctgaccacgtgatccacccgcctcaggctcccaaagtgctgggattacaggcatgagccaccgcgcccggccacgttTACCAATTTTAAGTGTAAGGTCTAGTggtcataaatacatacatataaattttttgtttgtttgttttatcctCCACCCTtttcttcctggcctctggtagccaccattctactctctatcttcatgagatccacctTTTAGCTCCTGTATATGGGTGAGAAATGGGAATCTTtgtaatgacttccagttccatccatgtggctgcaaataTCAGGATGTTATTCTTTCTATGGATGAGTAGTCTCCGCTGTGCGTATGTACTACATtctctctatccattcatccactgatgggcaGGTAGGTTGACTCCacatcttggctactgtgaagaGTGCTGCACCAATCATACGAGTGCAGATATCACTTCGATACATTGATttactttcctttggatataaacccagtagtgaaattgctggatacTATGAaagttctctttttagtttttcgtttgttgttttgtttttgtttttgagacagtttccctctgtgcccaggctggagtacaagtgatgtgatcttggctcattgcaacctccgcttcctgggttcaaatgattttcctgcctcagcctccctagtagctgggattacaggtgcacgccaccatgccgggatactttttggttttttttagtgTACATGGGGTTTCCCCaggttggctaggctgctctcaaactcatgacctcaactgaggtgcccgcctcggtctcccaaagtgccgggattacaggcatgatccacttcATCCAAcctctttttagttctttaaaggaCTTCCATACTTTTCTCcgtaatggctgtactaatttacactcctaccaacagggTACCAGGGTTCTCCTTTCTCTACCACCTTGCCAGCATTTCTTTTGCCTGTCTTGCAGctaaaagccattttattttatttcattttattttgagatggagtttcgctcttctcacccaggctggagtgcagtggtgcgatctcggctcaccgcaacctccacctcccaggttcaagcgattctcctgcctcagcctcccgagtagctggaattacaggcacacgccaccacgcccgactaatttttgtatttttagtagagacagcgtttctccatgtgggtcagactggtctcaaactcccgaccttatgagattcgcccacctcgggctcTCAGAGTTCTaggatgacagacgtgagccacctcgcccggcctaaaagccattttaatgggGTGAGATGAAAACTCACTTTGATTTTAATTcgcgtttctctgatgatgagtgatACTGAGCACTTTTTCGTATGTGGGGaaatttcatgtcttttgctcctttttcaattaaatcatttgttttattgagttgtttgagcttcttatacttctagttattaatcccgtctcagatgcatagtttgcacatatttgctcccaatctgtgggttgtctcttcactttgttggtttatttttagCGGTGCAGAAGTTGCTTAGTTTGAGGTAATCCCAATGGTCTATTTTTGCTTCGATTACTTGTGTTTTGAAGgtttaaaacaaaatgtcttCCTTCAGACaaatgtcctggagcatttccccaatattttcttctacgTGTTTCACAGGTTCAGGCCTTAGACTCACATCTTTAATCCactttcatttgatttttgtgtatggtgacaGGTAGAGGTgcagtttcattcctctgcatgtAGATGTCCAGGTTTCCCTgcactgtttattgaaaaaaCTGTCCTTTCCTGATTGTgagttcttgg
Above is a genomic segment from Homo sapiens chromosome 19 genomic patch of type NOVEL, GRCh38.p14 PATCHES HSCHR19KIR_CA01-TA01_2_CTG3_1 containing:
- the KIR2DS4 gene encoding killer cell immunoglobulin-like receptor 2DS4 isoform 2 precursor (isoform 2 precursor is encoded by transcript variant 2 (KIR2DS4*003 allele); The RefSeq protein has 2 substitutions compared to this genomic sequence) translates to MSLMVIIMACVGFFLLQGAWPQEGVHRKPSFLALPGHLVKSEETVILQCWSDVMFEHFLLHREGKFNNTLHLIGEHHDGVSKANFSIGPMMPVLAGTYRCYGSVPHSPYQLSAPSDPLDMVIIGLYEKPSLSAQPGPTVQAGENVTLSCSSIYPGKGRPMNVGSLQCAASTEHSRPTFLWALPPTEGPTDASALSVTLPTSGQTRVIHCLFPSQETLQIVGLHPLNQAPKPVTPDTYMF
- the KIR2DS4 gene encoding killer cell immunoglobulin-like receptor 2DS4 isoform 3 precursor (isoform 3 precursor is encoded by transcript variant 3; The RefSeq protein has 2 substitutions compared to this genomic sequence) translates to MSLMVIIMACVGFFLLQGAWPQEGVHRKPSFLALPGHLVKSEETVILQCWSDVMFEHFLLHREGKFNNTLHLIGEHHDGVSKANFSIGPMMPVLAGTYRCYGSVPHSPYQLSAPSDPLDMVIIGLYEKPSLSAQPGPTVQAGENVTLSCSSIYPGKGRPMNVGSLQCAASTEHSRPTFLWALPPTEGPTDASALSVTLPTSGQTRVIHCLFPSQVTPDTYMF